DNA from Acidimicrobiales bacterium:
GGTGACGGCTACGTCGCAGCGTGCGTCGCGGCGCTCACGGCGAACGATCGCGTCGCGGCGGTCACCGGCGTGCTGCGCCTGCCCGACGGTCGCGTGGACTCGACGGGCATCGAGTTCGACGGCGCGTACCGCGCCCGCGATCGCGACCGGCACGCCCCGGTGCCCTCGACCGACGCGCCCTTCGGCGTATCCGGCGCGGCGGCGCTGTGGCGGCGCGCCGCCCTCGACGCCATCGGCCCCAAGCCGTGGTGGGAGTGGCTCTTCGTCTACTGGGACGACGTCGAGATCGCCTGGCGGCTGCGCGACCACGGCTGGAGCTTCGCCTGCGTCCCGGGCGCTAGCGCCGTCCACCGCCGCGGCAGCGACACCGCCGATCCCGATTTCGTCGAGTCGCAGTCGCTGCGCAACCGCCTGGCCACGATCGCCCGCCACACCGGCCGCGCCGGTCTCGTGCACCCGCGCAGCGCCGCGGTCAGCGTGTTCACGATCGCCCGACTGGCGCTGCGTCACCCGCAGGCGCTGCGCCGCGCCCGGCCACTCACCGCGGTGAGGGTCGGGCTGGCCGAGCGCATCCAATAGGGTCCACGCCCATGCGGGTGTTCGTGACCGGCGGCCACGGGTTTGTCGGGACGTATCTGGTCGAGCATCTGCGCGCTCTGGGAGACGACGTGACCGCGCCGCACCAGAACGACGTCGACCTCGGCGATCAGTCGACCCTGACCGCGGCGGTGCTCGCCGCCTCCCCCGACGCCGTCATTCACCTCGCCGCGCTGGCACACGTGGGGGAGAGCTGGAAGGACCCGGCGCGCACCTTTGACGTGAACGCCGTCGGCACCCTGCATCTCCTCGAGGCAACCCGGCGGGTCGAGCCAGCGCCGCGGGTGCTGTTGATCGGATCAGCCGAGGTGTACGGACCGGTCCGGCCCGAGGACCTGCCGCTCACCGAAGACCACAAGCTCAACCCCGTCACCCCCTATGCGGTCAGCAAGGTTGCCGCGGAATACCTGGGCGTGCAGTACCACCTCGGCTTCGGCGTGCCGGTCGTGCGCGCCCGGTCGTTCAACCACATCGGCCCCGGCCAGGCGGGGCGCTTCGTGGTGGCCGACATCGCCGGGCGGATCGCCGAGGCGATCAAGAGCGGCGACACGTCGCCGATCAAGGTCGGCAATCTCAGCGCCCGGCGTGATTACACCGACGTGCGCGACGTCGTGCGCGCCTATCGCCTGCTCGTCACCGAGGGGACAGCGGGGGAGGCGTACAACGTCTGCTCCGGTGTCGACGTCTCGGTCGAGACGCTGGCGCAGAAGCTGTTGGCGCTCGCCGACGTCGACCTGCGGGTAGAAGTCGACCCGGCGCTGGTGCGGCCGGTCGACGTGCCGGTGCTCGTCGGGAGCAACGCCCGCCTGCGCGCCGCGACAGGCTGGCAGCCGGAGATCTCCCTCGACGACACGCTGCGCGACGTCCTCGCCGCGCTCCTTTAACAACGAACCGGTACGCGGTTTGTGCCCTTGCAGGGCACAAACCGCGTACCGGTTCGGCTGGGTGGGGGACGCTGACCGCTACGCGGTAGCGACGCGGGAGCGCAGCTGCTGGCGGGCGTCCTTGCTCGCCTGGCGCGCCGGCTCGACGAGCGTGCGGGCCTGGGCCGGCAGCGCGTTGACGACGTTGTCGACCTGGGCTTCGAGGGCGTCGACGACGGGCGAGATGGCGGCGTCGGCCTGCTTGAGCGCCTCGCTCACCAGGTTCACGACTTCGGCGCCGCGGGACTCGAAGGCGGCGCGCTGGTCGGCGAACTGCTTGCGCAGGTCCTGACGGCGGGTCTGGGCGCGCTGGAAACCGATGACGCCCATACCGATGGCGATGTACGCGGCGTCGCGAAGATTGTCATTGATGGTCACGGGTACTCCTCAGCCTCGTGGTGCGGTGCTAACCACATTACACGGTTTGCATAACAGTTGCAAGCAGATGGCCTTGGGGGACGGCAAGTAGGTTGAGACCCCCCATGCCCCCCGAAACGGCCCCGCAGCCGGTACTGGACCCGGACGACTCGGAGGTCGACGGCGAGCTCACGTCGTTGCCGCCGGTGGTCGCGGTCGTGGTGACGCGTGATCCGGGGCCGTGGTTCGACTCGGCCGTGGCGGCCCTCGCCGCCCAGGACTACGGCGATCTGTCGATCCTCGTGCTCGACGCCGGCAGCGCCGAGGACCCGACGGCGCGCGTCGCCGCCGTCGCCCCCGACGCCTTCGTGCGCCGACTCGGCAACGACCCGGGCTGGCCGGCGGCGACGAACGAGGCCCTCGGCATGGTGCAGGGCGCCGCCTACCTGTTGTTCTGCCACGACGACTGCGCCCCGGCGCCCGACGCCGTGCGCCTGCTCGTCGAGGAGGCCTACCGGTCGAATGCCGGCGTCATCGGCCCGAAGATCGTCGACTGGGACGAGCACAACCGCATTGTCTCGGTCGGCGTCACCATCGACAAGACCGGTGTGGTCGCCCCGCTGGCCGAGCCGGGCGAACTCGACCAGGAGCAGCACGACGCCGTGCGCGACGTGTTCGCCGTCGACGGCGCCTGCATGCTCGTACGCGCCGACCTGGCGGCGTCACTCGGCGGCTTCGACCCGAAGCTGTGGCCCCACGGCGAGGACATCGACTTCTGCTGGCGCGCCCAGATCATGGGTGCCCGCGTGATGGTCGCGCCCGCGGCGCGGGCGTCGCATCGCGGCGCGACGCGCAACGGCTTCCGCGCCGGGCTCGGCAACGCCGCCCGACCCGTCGACAAGCGCGACCGGTCACGACATCGCGACGAGGTGCGCGCCGCCGAGGTGCGTCACCGCGTGCGCATGGTGCTCACCAACTACTCGGCGCCACACCTTCTACGGGTGCTGCCCCAGTTGGTGATCGTGCAGATCGCCGAGTTGCTCTACGCCCTCCTCGCCGGCCGGCGACGTGTCGCCGCCGCCATCGTCGGGGGATGGACCGAGGTGCTGGGCGACCTCAAGTCCGTGCGCGCCGCCCGCATACGCGTCAACAAAGCGCGGCTGTTCCCCGATAGCGAAGTGCGCCGCCTCCAGGCGCGCGGCTTCGCCCGGCTCAACCAGTTCGTGCGCGGGCAGCTGCACGGCGAGGACCGCGCCCGCGCCTTCGCCGAGTCGAGCGCCGACCTCGTGCGCGAGCTTGCCGGTTCGCGGGGCGCGCTCATCACCTGGGGCGGTCTCCTGCTCGTGTTGCTCGTCGGTCTGCGCGGCCTGATCTTCGGTCACTTACCCGCCGTGGGGCAGTTCGCCTCCGTGCCCGGCGTGGGCACGCTGCTGCACCAGTTCGCGTCGGGCTGGCGCCTCACCGGCCTCGGTGGCGAGACACCGGCGCCTCCGGCTTTCGCCTTCCTGGCGGCCGCCGGCACCGTGTTGCTCGGTGCCGCGAGCCAGGCACAGAAGCTGCTCGTGCTCGGGATGATCCCGCTCGGGCTCTTCGGCGCCTACCGCCTCTCGCGCACCCTCGACGTGCCCCGCGCCGGTCTCGTCGGACTGCTGGCGTACGCCGTGGTGCCACTGCCCTACGCGGCGTTGGCGCGCGGTCGCTGGGACGGGCTGGTGGCCTACGCCGTCGTGCCGTTCGTGTTCGCCCGCATGCGCCGCGGCGCGGAGGGTATGGGTGTGCGGGCGACGGAGCCCGCCGACGGCCGCCACCGCGCCCCGTACCTGTTCGAGTGGCGCTCGGCGCTTGGCATCGGTATCGGCCTCGCGATTGCGTCGGCCTTCGCTCCACAGTTGCTGGCGATGACCCTGCTGCTGGCCGTCGGCATCGCCGTGGGTTCGCTGCTCGTCGGCGAGTTCGGCGACGCTCGGCGCGCCGTCGAAACCGGCGTGGTTGCCACCGGGGTGGCCCTGCTGCTGCTGGCGCCGTGGTCGTTCACGTTGCTGAGCCCCCAGGGACTGGTGCACGCGCTGTTCGGGCCCGGGCTCGCCACCCGCGACGGCTTGTCGCTCGGCGCCGCGCTGCGGCTCGAAACCGGCCGCATCGGGGGTCCGCCCTTCGGTTGGGCGCTGCTGCTCGCCGCCGCGCTGCCCCTCGCCATCGGCCGGGGCTGGCGCTTCAGCTGGGCCGTGCGCTGCTGGTCGGTCGTCGTCGTCGACGCGATCTTCGTGGTCGCGGTTGGGCGCGGCTGGATCGGCCTGCCCGTGCCGAGTCCCGAAGTGTTCCTGGCGCCTGCTGCGATCGCGCTGGCGTGGCTCGTCGCCCTCGGGTTCATCTCGTTCCGCGTCGACCTGTCGGAGTTCCGCTTCGGCGTGCCGCAGGCGGCCGCCATCGCAGCCAGCGTCGCGTTCGGCTTCGCCGCGTTGCCCATCGTGGGCGCGGCGGTGTCGGGCCGTTTCGACCTGGCCACGTCGAATTACGGCACGACGCTCGGCGGCTATCTCGACACCGCCAAGCACGGCGACTTCCGGGTGCTGTGGGTCGGCGACCCCGAAGTGCTGCCGGTGGCGAGCTGGCCCATCGCCGCCGGCATCGCCTACGGCACGTCACGCAACGGCGTGGGTGACGTCACCGATCAGTGGGCCCCGACGCGGCCGGGCCCGTCGCGGGTCCTGGGCGACGCCGTCAAGGTGGCGCTCACCGGGCGCACGACCCGCCTCGGTCATCTGCTCGGGCCGATGGCGGTGCGCTACGTCGTCGTGCCGCGCCGTGTCGGCCCCGCGGCGCACGGCCGGCCCGTCCTCGAGCCGTCGCGCGACGTTGCCGGTGCACTGTCGGAACAGGTCGACTTCCGTCAGCTCGACGCGACCGCCGACTTCGCCATCTTCGAGAACGCCGCCTGGGTGCCGCTGCGGGCCACGCTCACGCCGGCGCAGGCGACCAACGTCGTGAGCGCCGGCAAGGGTTTCCGCGCCGCCGGCGACAACGAGCTCAGCGACATCGACCCGGCGCTGACGAAGAAGGAGTCGGACTTCCACTACTCCGGGACCACCGCGGCCGACACCGCCGTGCTCTTTGCCGAGACGCCCTCGCCGCGCTGGCACCTTCGCGTCGGTGGCCACAGCGCCAAGCGCTCATCGGCGTACGGGATCGGATCGGTCTACGCGACGGGCAACGGCGGCAAGACGTCGCTGCGGTACTCGACGTCCATCCTGCGCTACCTCTCGCTGGTGCTCGAGTTGGGCGTGTGGGTGGTGGCGATCCGCGCCGCCTGGAACTGGCGCAAGTCGACGCGCGGGGTGGTCGTGTGACGAGACGTACTGCCATCCGGCGGGGTTGGGGTCCCCGCCGGGTTGCGACGGGAGGCCGTAAGCCGCACGGAGCCGAAGAGGCGGTGGTGGTGTGAAGTCGGATCGGCGCTTTGTCGCCATCGCCATCCTCGCCGCGGTGCTCGTCCTCGTCGGCCTGCTCGACCGCGCCGACCGGCCGCCGCTCACGCCCGCCGGCGCGCGGTTGGCAACGGCGTACGCCCCGGCGGCGTCGCCCCCCGACGCCTTCGCGTCGACGTGGTACTGCCCGGCGGGCACGGCCACCGGCGGTAGCGCCGACAGCACGGTTGTCGTCTTCAACCCGACGGGGCGGCGGTTGCGCGGCTCGGTCGACGTGTTCGGTTCCGACGGCAATCGCGGTTCGCACAGCCTGAGCGTCGGCCCACGCGAGCGTGTCGCCGTGCGGGAGGCCGACGTGCTGAAGGCCGCCTACGTCGCCGCCATGGTGCGACTCGACGGCGGCGGCGCCACGGTCGAGCACGCCACCACCGGTCCACTCGGCGAGGCGGTCGGGACGTGCGCGTCGTCGGCGTCGACCAACTGGTACGTGCCCGAAGGTGCCACCACGCGCAGCGCCCAGCTGATCTACGCGCTGTTCAACCCGTTCCCGGACGACGCCATCGTCGACATGAGCTTCGCCACCGAGCAGGGCCGCGCCGCGCCCGCGGCGTTCCAGGGCATCGTCGTGCCGGCCAACGGGCTCGTACCGCTCGACGTCGGCACGCACGTGCGCCGCCGCGCCCACGTCAGCGCCGCCATCCACGCGCGGCGCGGGCGCGTCGTCGTCGAGACGCTCCAGGTGCACAACGGCGACGGCCGGCGCGGCGTCGGCTTGATGCTCGGCCTGCCCCGCACCGCCACGTCGTTCGTCTTCCCGGACGGGATCGCCAGCCCCGAGCGATTCGAACAGCTGCACCTGTTCAACCCGAACCGCGGCGAGGCGTCGGTACAGCTGGACCTCGTGCTCGACGCCGGGAAGGCGCAGCCGTTCCAGCTGCGGGTGCCGGCGCAGGGTCGCATCACCGTCGACTTGACCTCCGAGTCGCGGGTGCCGAAAAACGTCGGCCACGCACTCCTGCTGCGGGTGTCGAACGGCGTGCCGATCGCGGTGTCGCGCACGACCGACGTCGGTCCGCCCGCAGCGCGGCGCGGTTACCTCACCGACGAGGGTGCCACCGCCGCGGCGCTGCACTGGGGCTTCGCGGCGGGCGGTGTCACGCCGGGCCTCGACGAGTGGATCGCCGTCATCAACGAGGCGCCCACCGCCGTGACCGTCGACCTCACGACGCTCACCGACGGTCGGCTCACCGCGCTGGCGGGCCTCAACGGCGTGCGCATCCCTCGCGGTGGCCGCCGCGTCTTCCGCCTCGCCGACCACGGCGCCACGCCGGACACGCCGATCATCGTGAACGCCACCGGCCCCGTCGTCGCCGAGCGCAGCCTCTACTCCGTCGGCGGCACCGGCGCCTCCGCCGTCATGGGCGCGGTGTTATCGACGGCGGAGGGCTAGGAGGCGCCGCCTTCGAGTTCGGCGGCGTCGGCGGCCTTGCGCTCCTGGTCTTCCTGCATGGCTTTGAGGATGGCTTCGAAGATCTTGGCGGCATCCGCGTCGAGGTGGTTGCGGGCTCGTAGGAGGACGAGCGCGCCGATGAAGACGGGCGGGCTGCAGATGAAGAACGCCGTGCGGATGTCGTTGCCGAAGGCGCCGGCGAGGCTGAACACGATGATCGACGCCGCCGCCTGGCCGAACACCACTGACACGAGGTTGAACGCACCGAAGCCGGCGCCGCGCAGGTGGGCGGGAACGGCGTCGGACAATCCCGCTCGCAGCGCCGGCACCGCCATCACCGTGATGAAGAACCCGACGACCTCGAGCAGGAACACCACGCCGAGGCTGAGCTTCGGGATCCACGACAACACGAACAGGGTGTTGCCGGCGAGCAGGCAATACGCCGGGATCGCCATGCGCGCCCCCTTGATGCGCGTCGCGTAGCGGTCGGCGAGACGCCCGCCGAGGAGCACGCCGGGGATGCCGCCGAGGATCACGAGCAGACCGACCAGGGCGGTGCCGCGGGCGGCGGTGGTGTGCATCTGCTCCTCGTAGAACTTCGGCAGACCGGCGGCGATCGCGGTGAC
Protein-coding regions in this window:
- a CDS encoding glycosyltransferase family 2 protein — encoded protein: MAEVDVVIVTYGGGADLPACVAAVRAQGPVVARIVVIDNASPDDTAARAEAIGGVEVVHNPRNVGYAAAMNQGYALTHAPYLLSLNADCELGDGYVAACVAALTANDRVAAVTGVLRLPDGRVDSTGIEFDGAYRARDRDRHAPVPSTDAPFGVSGAAALWRRAALDAIGPKPWWEWLFVYWDDVEIAWRLRDHGWSFACVPGASAVHRRGSDTADPDFVESQSLRNRLATIARHTGRAGLVHPRSAAVSVFTIARLALRHPQALRRARPLTAVRVGLAERIQ
- a CDS encoding GDP-mannose 4,6-dehydratase, encoding MRVFVTGGHGFVGTYLVEHLRALGDDVTAPHQNDVDLGDQSTLTAAVLAASPDAVIHLAALAHVGESWKDPARTFDVNAVGTLHLLEATRRVEPAPRVLLIGSAEVYGPVRPEDLPLTEDHKLNPVTPYAVSKVAAEYLGVQYHLGFGVPVVRARSFNHIGPGQAGRFVVADIAGRIAEAIKSGDTSPIKVGNLSARRDYTDVRDVVRAYRLLVTEGTAGEAYNVCSGVDVSVETLAQKLLALADVDLRVEVDPALVRPVDVPVLVGSNARLRAATGWQPEISLDDTLRDVLAALL
- a CDS encoding glycosyltransferase codes for the protein MPPETAPQPVLDPDDSEVDGELTSLPPVVAVVVTRDPGPWFDSAVAALAAQDYGDLSILVLDAGSAEDPTARVAAVAPDAFVRRLGNDPGWPAATNEALGMVQGAAYLLFCHDDCAPAPDAVRLLVEEAYRSNAGVIGPKIVDWDEHNRIVSVGVTIDKTGVVAPLAEPGELDQEQHDAVRDVFAVDGACMLVRADLAASLGGFDPKLWPHGEDIDFCWRAQIMGARVMVAPAARASHRGATRNGFRAGLGNAARPVDKRDRSRHRDEVRAAEVRHRVRMVLTNYSAPHLLRVLPQLVIVQIAELLYALLAGRRRVAAAIVGGWTEVLGDLKSVRAARIRVNKARLFPDSEVRRLQARGFARLNQFVRGQLHGEDRARAFAESSADLVRELAGSRGALITWGGLLLVLLVGLRGLIFGHLPAVGQFASVPGVGTLLHQFASGWRLTGLGGETPAPPAFAFLAAAGTVLLGAASQAQKLLVLGMIPLGLFGAYRLSRTLDVPRAGLVGLLAYAVVPLPYAALARGRWDGLVAYAVVPFVFARMRRGAEGMGVRATEPADGRHRAPYLFEWRSALGIGIGLAIASAFAPQLLAMTLLLAVGIAVGSLLVGEFGDARRAVETGVVATGVALLLLAPWSFTLLSPQGLVHALFGPGLATRDGLSLGAALRLETGRIGGPPFGWALLLAAALPLAIGRGWRFSWAVRCWSVVVVDAIFVVAVGRGWIGLPVPSPEVFLAPAAIALAWLVALGFISFRVDLSEFRFGVPQAAAIAASVAFGFAALPIVGAAVSGRFDLATSNYGTTLGGYLDTAKHGDFRVLWVGDPEVLPVASWPIAAGIAYGTSRNGVGDVTDQWAPTRPGPSRVLGDAVKVALTGRTTRLGHLLGPMAVRYVVVPRRVGPAAHGRPVLEPSRDVAGALSEQVDFRQLDATADFAIFENAAWVPLRATLTPAQATNVVSAGKGFRAAGDNELSDIDPALTKKESDFHYSGTTAADTAVLFAETPSPRWHLRVGGHSAKRSSAYGIGSVYATGNGGKTSLRYSTSILRYLSLVLELGVWVVAIRAAWNWRKSTRGVVV
- a CDS encoding DUF5719 family protein gives rise to the protein MKSDRRFVAIAILAAVLVLVGLLDRADRPPLTPAGARLATAYAPAASPPDAFASTWYCPAGTATGGSADSTVVVFNPTGRRLRGSVDVFGSDGNRGSHSLSVGPRERVAVREADVLKAAYVAAMVRLDGGGATVEHATTGPLGEAVGTCASSASTNWYVPEGATTRSAQLIYALFNPFPDDAIVDMSFATEQGRAAPAAFQGIVVPANGLVPLDVGTHVRRRAHVSAAIHARRGRVVVETLQVHNGDGRRGVGLMLGLPRTATSFVFPDGIASPERFEQLHLFNPNRGEASVQLDLVLDAGKAQPFQLRVPAQGRITVDLTSESRVPKNVGHALLLRVSNGVPIAVSRTTDVGPPAARRGYLTDEGATAAALHWGFAAGGVTPGLDEWIAVINEAPTAVTVDLTTLTDGRLTALAGLNGVRIPRGGRRVFRLADHGATPDTPIIVNATGPVVAERSLYSVGGTGASAVMGAVLSTAEG